In the Streptomyces sp. 840.1 genome, one interval contains:
- a CDS encoding Gfo/Idh/MocA family protein, which produces MSTHTPITGRPVRVALVGAGNRGLTYAEWIKAHPERAELVAVADPRPAARAAAGAPVEFDDWRPLVENRIADAVIVATQDRFHVEPVLALAGAGYAILAEKPLAPTEEETRRIVEGVERAGVLFAVCHVMRYTPYTDLVKEVVDSGVLGQLVSLDHLEPVGWWHYAHSYVRGPWRSEKDSSPMLLAKSCHDLDWITYVMGGRIEQVTGFGGLKHFRPENAPAGSAERCLDCAVEADCPYSALKLYMPTLREKGAVWPVTHVTGATDEAGLVQALREGPYGVCAYRSDNDVVDHQVLAMQLTDGVTATFQMVAFTEQTHRQTRIFGSHGWLIGDGERVTVQDFRTGESTVHELGASGSNAADGHGGGDAALVEAFVTAVATGDPGAVRSGPATSLGSHLAAFAAERARHTGTVQTVPAQ; this is translated from the coding sequence GTGTCCACGCATACCCCGATCACCGGCAGGCCCGTACGCGTCGCACTCGTCGGCGCCGGCAACCGCGGTCTGACGTACGCCGAGTGGATCAAGGCGCACCCCGAGCGCGCCGAACTCGTCGCCGTCGCCGATCCGCGCCCCGCGGCGCGGGCGGCGGCCGGCGCGCCCGTCGAGTTCGACGACTGGCGGCCGCTCGTGGAGAACCGCATCGCGGACGCCGTCATCGTCGCCACCCAGGACCGCTTCCACGTCGAGCCGGTGCTGGCCCTGGCCGGGGCCGGTTACGCGATCCTCGCGGAGAAGCCGCTCGCCCCGACCGAGGAGGAGACCCGGCGGATCGTCGAGGGGGTGGAGCGGGCCGGGGTGCTGTTCGCCGTCTGCCACGTCATGCGGTACACGCCGTACACCGACCTGGTGAAAGAGGTGGTGGACTCCGGTGTGCTCGGTCAGCTGGTCTCCCTCGACCATCTGGAGCCGGTCGGCTGGTGGCACTACGCGCACAGTTACGTACGCGGCCCCTGGCGCAGCGAGAAGGACTCCTCCCCGATGCTGCTGGCCAAGTCCTGCCACGACCTGGACTGGATCACGTACGTCATGGGCGGCCGGATCGAGCAGGTCACCGGCTTCGGCGGGCTGAAGCACTTCCGGCCCGAGAACGCCCCGGCCGGGTCCGCCGAGCGCTGCCTGGACTGCGCGGTCGAGGCGGACTGCCCGTACAGCGCGCTGAAGCTGTACATGCCGACGCTGCGCGAGAAGGGCGCGGTCTGGCCGGTCACCCATGTCACCGGGGCGACCGACGAGGCCGGTCTCGTGCAGGCGCTGCGCGAGGGCCCGTACGGGGTCTGCGCCTACCGGAGCGACAACGACGTGGTGGACCACCAGGTCCTCGCCATGCAGCTGACGGACGGGGTGACCGCGACCTTCCAGATGGTCGCGTTCACCGAGCAGACCCATCGCCAGACCCGGATCTTCGGCTCGCACGGCTGGCTCATCGGTGACGGTGAGCGGGTCACGGTGCAGGACTTCCGGACCGGCGAGTCCACCGTCCACGAACTCGGCGCGTCCGGTTCGAACGCGGCCGACGGGCACGGCGGCGGGGACGCCGCACTCGTCGAGGCGTTCGTCACCGCCGTCGCCACCGGCGACCCGGGGGCCGTGCGCTCCGGTCCCGCCACCTCGCTCGGCAGCCACCTCGCGGCGTTCGCCGCCGAACGCGCCCGGCACACCGGCACCGTCCAGACGGTCCCGGCGCAGTGA
- a CDS encoding peptidase C14 codes for MSVPHHSTSASSRRNVLRVSGLAGLVMAGSAMAAGSAQAAPARTGDVLNLDTVAALRALNTGPLTDGTQILLAGYHAPGDGGAMALRWHKKSTAAHNGGTVIAPTTAKTGRWHQLHTGTLDFRTFGHLDAKTPADAALDAMVNDTSVHRIEAHTDLLFTRRHLFDRSNIELDFGGHHITTTGIEKNTHDNPFGAVLSFRGTVTDTTVKHTLSAAMPDLSDLFEVGDSSEFAVGQWWAVEINALSGQYEKEIQRLVQVTGVVDATHIRVNYQIGWDLAAGRTLTWTRIEPVDRAHVRNMVFEGWGEDEMTGSHPVAYEYAVRCDVSGIEAIGTFWPVVMRRWCTYYRTEQCSLTNPKSVTYGGAGYLTQQIYCLYGHVEDCHTSNARHLNDFTASAYCYVTNCHGDGDDEGPFVTHGQFEHDLTYTGNSGLMTFANSGTPWGGRAKRITVRRHACSWFVARVKITDLTLEDVLVIGKKSLDGSGMLWVNADGVQMRGCTATGPLIVSRASDLSARPNVIADSAFAFAAGAEITQAGVSAPLTLQRTTLKGVDGAVFNGTGPLTLDQCTLTGSKDTAPVSLAHSDVSVLGGELRDTGLKLTSAGDQRLRIDGTRLSGTNKDGALLARTGAGRTVDWQLSGLDSAAPGGTAHVLLTEGTNRYRATGSTFTGGRLELRPAAFGGSSHLLHTGCVEDGTERTALPDEGDRVAHTAATLRF; via the coding sequence GGTTTCGGGTCTCGCCGGTCTGGTCATGGCCGGTTCGGCCATGGCCGCCGGTTCCGCGCAGGCCGCCCCCGCCCGCACCGGTGACGTCCTGAACCTGGACACGGTCGCCGCGCTGCGGGCCCTGAACACCGGGCCGCTCACCGACGGCACCCAGATCCTGCTGGCCGGCTACCACGCCCCCGGCGACGGCGGCGCCATGGCCCTGCGCTGGCACAAGAAGTCCACCGCCGCGCACAACGGCGGCACCGTCATCGCCCCCACCACGGCGAAGACCGGACGCTGGCACCAGCTCCACACCGGAACGCTCGACTTCCGCACCTTCGGCCACCTCGACGCCAAGACCCCCGCCGACGCCGCACTCGACGCCATGGTCAACGACACAAGCGTCCACCGCATCGAAGCCCACACCGACCTCCTGTTCACCCGACGCCACCTCTTCGACCGCTCGAACATCGAACTCGACTTCGGCGGCCACCACATCACCACCACCGGCATCGAGAAGAACACCCACGACAACCCCTTCGGCGCCGTCCTCTCCTTCCGCGGCACCGTCACCGACACCACCGTCAAACACACGCTGAGCGCGGCGATGCCGGACCTCTCGGACCTCTTCGAGGTCGGGGACTCCTCCGAGTTCGCGGTCGGCCAGTGGTGGGCGGTGGAGATCAACGCCCTGTCGGGGCAGTACGAGAAGGAGATCCAGCGACTCGTCCAGGTCACCGGTGTCGTCGACGCCACGCACATCCGGGTCAACTACCAGATCGGCTGGGACCTGGCCGCGGGGCGCACCCTGACCTGGACCCGGATCGAGCCCGTCGACCGCGCCCATGTGCGCAACATGGTCTTCGAGGGCTGGGGCGAGGACGAGATGACCGGCTCGCACCCGGTCGCCTACGAGTACGCGGTGCGCTGCGACGTCTCCGGCATCGAGGCCATCGGCACCTTCTGGCCGGTGGTGATGCGCCGCTGGTGCACGTACTACCGCACCGAACAGTGCTCGCTGACCAACCCGAAGTCCGTCACCTACGGCGGTGCGGGCTACCTCACCCAGCAGATCTACTGCCTCTACGGGCACGTGGAGGACTGTCACACCTCCAACGCCCGCCACCTCAACGACTTCACGGCCTCGGCCTACTGCTACGTCACCAACTGCCACGGCGACGGCGACGACGAGGGCCCGTTCGTCACCCACGGCCAGTTCGAGCACGACCTCACGTACACCGGCAACTCCGGCCTGATGACCTTCGCCAACTCGGGTACGCCCTGGGGCGGCCGGGCCAAGCGGATCACCGTGCGCCGGCACGCCTGCTCCTGGTTCGTGGCCCGCGTCAAGATCACCGATCTGACGCTCGAGGACGTCCTGGTCATCGGCAAGAAGTCCCTGGACGGCTCCGGAATGCTCTGGGTCAACGCGGACGGCGTGCAGATGCGGGGCTGTACGGCGACGGGTCCGCTGATCGTCTCCCGGGCCTCCGACCTGTCCGCCCGCCCCAACGTGATCGCCGACTCCGCCTTCGCCTTCGCGGCGGGCGCGGAGATCACCCAGGCGGGCGTCAGCGCCCCGCTCACCCTCCAGCGCACCACGCTGAAGGGCGTCGACGGCGCGGTGTTCAACGGCACCGGGCCGCTCACCCTCGACCAGTGCACGCTGACCGGCTCGAAGGACACCGCCCCGGTCTCGCTCGCCCACTCCGACGTCAGCGTCCTGGGCGGCGAACTCCGCGACACCGGGCTCAAGCTGACCTCGGCCGGGGACCAGCGGCTGCGCATCGACGGCACACGCCTTTCCGGCACCAACAAGGACGGCGCCCTGCTCGCCCGTACCGGAGCCGGCCGGACCGTCGACTGGCAGCTCAGCGGCCTCGACTCGGCCGCGCCCGGGGGCACCGCCCATGTGCTGCTCACCGAAGGCACCAACCGCTACCGGGCGACCGGCTCCACCTTCACCGGGGGCCGGCTCGAACTGCGGCCGGCGGCGTTCGGCGGCTCCAGCCATCTGCTGCACACCGGCTGCGTCGAGGACGGCACCGAGCGCACCGCGCTCCCGGACGAGGGCGACCGCGTAGCCCACACCGCGGCCACGCTGCGCTTCTGA